A genomic region of Papaver somniferum cultivar HN1 chromosome 7, ASM357369v1, whole genome shotgun sequence contains the following coding sequences:
- the LOC113298876 gene encoding COP1-interactive protein 1-like isoform X2: MSEENISGQSLAGVSHDRETIGESKRDHADGSSLQSDATHREEGTLDMTASAETTIETGRTQGINLTDDPDLPPGNAGSDLSYLENPEFADALEHDPVHESKADIELEGAVGFPQEDVIVVSKSLDKSLEAETEVLSGRRTTCFLSDAGSVDLYQLAEVLGELKEEDYRLLFSLGPSTFKAELKIALLTQDGFADSMEQLKEQLYVSNVAKDFLSLQLAEQNDLQMEFDAQNDQLQNEVSNLRCLLSESVESRKTLSEELGQCRTELQAVSAGKEDLETQFLIAKSEVEEISFRSTELQSKLERSNEELTNVSVELAQCKDLLEALQTENSTLNGNLISVADERMMLEEGKEYLVHENEKLSTQLIEHQEHFAAECAKHVQLEIDLKEAMLHIEQLTEENIVLSSNLDIHRAKVEEIESDNVRTSSRARDVTDPQESTHVPTLVPSGAVNDACSHQSTERCEEEVTFGLVADSTTLKGTDEPALQHIETEDVDNSADLDALNIQFEGAKTILQKLEKAIEGMQSRSVSLSRSSSKVPAPGVSKLIQAFEKSKAQHDDIEAESLQVAEDEQPAFKSAKEQTRLLRALLAELDQNSKKANELFREEQKGRKTASLALSELEDLYGASKRYSDHMEAKNNKLVNKLAEYESRIEELLTHLHGIEQNADTKRDVILNQVEIMQKEVADKADALEKEWNSTVATVSDMVDKLDACTGSQLTSTGLAGSSLDVVSRVIASVNAATEVIADLHKKLEAAYKDHEETRRSYEDLHQKLEASYKDHEATRSSSEDLDKKLEAAYMDNEAIRSSYEDLSEKFSDLNSKKELATGILQTIYDDLRELVISSLEDGIGNAADLEDKTPHDHLQHNNCKKLIERLGKLLEDRILLQSANKELVSAKDELESEKIKLESIKDELESTKYALEVELVNRKHDIEELAKKNIDVNPILKLVEDVEALLQMQDTEKDSEVSPVSRLESLVAFLIQNYTNASQQVSLLREELDSKVTELSELQGKLHQLSSLDSDHADETQTLKEKIKKMDEDLEAAHVELQTKGAELEQSENRVNSIREKLSIAVAKGKGLIVQRDSLKQSLSEMSTELERCSMELQLKESRLYDVQTKLKSYSEAGERVEALESELSYIRNSATALRESFLVKDSALQRIEEILEDIDLPEHFHPRDIVEKIEWLARSVAGNSLPATDWDQKSSGGGGSYSDAGFVVMENWKEDVQPTSNSGLDELRRNYEELQSKFYGLAEQNEMLEQSLMERNNLVQRWEEVLDRIDMPLQLRSVEPEDRIEWLGQALSEAHHDRDSLHQKIDNYEAYCDSLTSTLEESKRKVSDHEESLQGLAREKELLAEKLESLTLELERVSEKATQFELEKDRLLTEITELRETLVDNVEKKDGPHTEDYMNRFQVLISEALQEGSPEPEGADSCTKTDRLEGSLRKLIDNYMALSPRKHVLQDTDRDSGPEDTFGERSFEDVLNSKEKDTMLLKEQLEEALVNLAEVKEEKDKILEKYQSLIVEFESLGKRNDDLQVRFNQEEQKVGAAREKLNVAVRKGKALVQQRDSLKQNIDVLNTEVERLKGELNQREDGLVSYEQKIRDLSVYPEKVEALERESLFLKNRLAETEQNLLDSRQTLTRLCDVVNSVDVGDGSNVSDPVHKLERIGKVCYELQAAVASSENESKKSRRAAELLAAELNEVQERADNLQEDLAQAEAAFLDLANERDLVNNARVEALSRLDKFTTVRTEERKKELMEIMKLKTGIDQLKKGCFGFTDLLVNFFAMDSELLRTLGTGFQAFLQQDGTKVEHQLPFTAPCCVLSKNSVNEVKFPATGSLEELSDDSRVIEVFGIVGYGLQDCIREIDDLSERLYKHSMSSDQQAKGLFKVMESVYRDIGLQKDSFELMRSNISNLESAAKEKDANIISMRENFKLLYEACNNSILEIENCNAHIGGNGLPSGVRGVDLKLPISIDGRESVDKNAPFTEERIRTMADTLLLAVKELTSFELGTVENSQKELKTTISNLQNALQEKDVQGNQICTELVNQIKEAEAIANKYLIDLESSKTQVHNLEKQVEKLQREQIALESRLKELQDVETSSKELHDRINSLNGDITKKEQENEALMQALDKEESQMEELTNRNEELEKLLQQKNLALEHLEASRGKTMAKLSTTVSKFEELRQLSESLVSEVENLQSQVQSRDEEISFLRQEVTRCTSDVLATSHESSTRNSNEMHELFTWLNLLVSRLGVDLKFDDKEWNGQIQACKEVFEKEITSVVSEVEDLRVMAQSKEALLQVERTKVEELQHRREALESSLHEKELQLASLQGARGPGETPHMTSSEIVEVEPTINKRGVAGALVRKGNSDQVAIAIDMDQEASALIDDDDDKVHGFKSLTTSRIVPRFTRPVSDMVDGLWVSCDRALMRQPALRVGIILYWFVVHSLLAAWIV; the protein is encoded by the exons ATGTCAGAGGAGAATATAAGTGGCCAAAGTCTTGCAGGGGTATCTCATGACAGGGAGACGATAGGCGAGTCAAAAAGAGATCACGCTGATGGTTCTTCTCTTCAGTCTGATGCGACCCACAGAGAGGAAGGAACTCTTGACATGACTGCATCGGCTGAAACTACCATAGAGACAGGCAGAACTCAGGGCATAAATCTTACAGACGATCCAGATCTGCCTCCAGGAAATGCAGGGTCAGATTTGTCTTATTTAGAAAATCCGGAGTTCGCTGATGCTTTAGAGCATGATCCAGTGCATGAGTCAAAAGCAGATATTGAGTTAGAAGGAGCAGTTGGCTTTCCTCAAGAAGATGTTATAGTTGTTAGTAAGAGCCTGGATAAATCGCTGGAGGCGGAAACGGAGGTCTTATCTGGACGGCGGACTACTTGTTTCCTCTCAGACGCTGGGTCAGTGGATCTCTATCAACTGGCAGAAGTGCTTGGAGAGCTCAAGGAAGAAGATTATAGATTATTATTCAGCTTGGGACCATCAACTTTTAAGGCAGAATTGAAAATTGCGCTTCTAACCCAGGATGGCTTTGCAGATTCTATGGAGCAACTCAAAGAACAACTCTATGTATCAAATGTGGCAAAAGATTTCCTCTCTTTGCAACTTGCTGAGCAGAATGACCTCCAAATGGAGTTTGATGCACAGAACGATCAGTTACAAAATGAAGTCTCTAATCTCAGGTGTTTGCTCAGTGAATCTGTGGAGTCCAGGAAAACCCTAAGTGAGGAGCTTGGACAGTGTAGGACTGAGCTCCAGGCTGTGTCTGCTGGGAAAGAGGATCTTGAAACCCAGTTTCTTATTGCGAAGTCAGAGGTTGAGGAAATTTCATTTAGGTCTACTGAGTTGCAGTCGAAGCTTGAAAGGTCGAATGAGGAGTTGACGAATGTGTCAGTGGAGTTGGCACAGTGCAAGGATTTACTGGAGGCCTTACAAACGGAGAACTCAACATTAAATGGGAATCTAATTTCAGTGGCAGACGAAAGAATGATGCTTGAAGAGGGTAAAGAGTATCTTGTTCATGAAAACGAGAAACTTTCCACTCAGCTAATTGAACATCAAGAGCACTTTGCAGCAGAATGTGCTAAACATGTGCAGCTTGAAATCGATCTAAAAGAAGCAATGTTGCATATCGAACAACTCACCGAGGAAAACATTGTTCTCTCTAGCAATCTAGATATACATAGAGCCAAAGTAGAAGAGATTGAGAGTGATAATGTCCGGACTTCATCGCGCGCTAGGGATGTAACGGATCCCCAAGAAAGTACCCATGTGCCTACTTTAGTCCCATCTGGTGCAGTCAATGATGCATGTTCTCACCAAAGCACTGAGAGGTGTGAAGAAGAGGTTACTTTTGGTTTGGTGGCGGATTCCACAACTCTCAAGGGTACAGATGAGCCTGCACTTCAGCATATTGAAACAgaggatgttgataattctgcTGATTTAGATGCCCTGAATATACAGTTTGAAGGCGCTAAGACGATCTTGCAGAAACTTGAAAAGGCAATTGAAGGGATGCAATCACGTTCTGTATCTTTAAGTAGGTCAAGTTCTAAAGTTCCTGCACCCGGGGTGTCAAAACTCATTCAAGCATTTGAAAAATCGAAGGCTCAGCATGATGACATTGAAGCTGAATCATTGCAAGTGGCTGAAGATGAACAACCAGCATTTAAGTCAGCAAAGGAACAAACAAGGCTTTTGAGAGCACTGTTGGCTGAGTTGGATCAGAATTCCAAGAAAGCCAATGAGCTATTCAGGGAAGAGCAGAAGGGTAGAAAAACTGCGAGCTTGGCATTAAGTGAGCTCGAGGATCTTTATGGAGCCTCCAAAAGATATTCTGACCATATGGAAGCAAAGAACAACAAGCTTGTTAACAAACTGGCAGAATATGAATCCAGAATAGAGGAATTGTTAACTCATTTACATGGAATAGAACAAAATGCAGACACAAAGAGGGATGTTATCTTAAATCAAGTAGAAATTATGCAGAAGGAAGTGGCAGACAAGGCAGATGCTCTAGAAAAAGAATGGAACTCTACTGTTGCTACAGTTTCTGATATGGTTGACAAGCTTGATGCTTGTACCGGTAGTCAGCTCACCTCCACAGGTTTAGCGGGCTCATCCCTCGATGTTGTTTCTCGTGTGATTGCTTCAGTCAATGCCGCCACTGAAGTGATTGCGGATTTGCACAAGAAACTCGAAGCAGCATACAAGGATCATGAGGAAACCCGTAGGTCGTATGAGGATCTGCACCAGAAACTTGAAGCATCCTACAAAGACCATGAGGCAACCCGTAGTTCATCTGAAGATCTGGACAAGAAACTCGAAGCAGCTTACATGGACAATGAGGCAATCCGTAGTTCTTACGAGGATCTGAGTGAGAAATTTTCAGACTTGAATTCGAAAAAAGAATTAGCCACTGGGATCCTGCAGACAATTTATGATGATCTTAGAGAATTGGTAATCAGCTCCCTTGAAGATGGAATAGGGAATGCAGCAGACTTAGAAGATAAGACTCCCCATGATCATTTGCAGCATAATAACTGTAAAAAACTCATTGAGAGGTTGGGTAAGCTTCTGGAAGACAGGATACTACTTCAATCTGCAAATAAAGAACTTGTGTCTGCAAAGGATGAGCTTGAATCCGAGAAGATTAAACTTGAGTCGATAAAGGATGAGCTTGAGTCTACAAAGTATGCACTTGAAGTGGAGTTGGTGAACAGAAAGCATGATATTGAAGAATTAGCGAAAAAGAATATTGATGTTAACCCTATTCTCAAGCTAGTGGAAGATGTAGAAGCTTTACTTCAGATGCAGGACACCGAGAAGGACTCGGAGGTGTCCCCAGTTTCACGCTTGGAGTCTTTGGTTGCTTTTCTTATTCAAAATTACACTAATGCTAGTCAGCAAGTGAGTTTGTTGAGAGAGGAGTTGGACTCTAAGGTGACAGAGTTGAGTGAATTACAAGGAAAGCTGCATCAGTTAAGCTCCTTGGATTCCGACCATGCTGATGAAACTCAGActctgaaggaaaaaataaagaagatggaCGAGGATCTTGAAGCTGCTCATGTCGAGTTACAAACAAAGGGAGCTGAACTGGAGCAGTCAGAGAACCGAGTGAATTCAATCAGGGAGAAGCTTAGTATAGCCGTCGCCAAGGGAAAAGGCTTGATTGTCCAGCGAGACAGCCTAAAACAATCCCTTTCTGAGATGTCGACTGAGCTAGAGAGGTGCTCAATGGAGCTACAGCTGAAAGAATCAAGGCTTTATGACGTTCAAACCAAACTCAAGTCCTATTCAGAGGCAGGTGAACGTGTTGAAGCTTTAGAATCTGAACTTTCGTACATACGGAATTCCGCTACTGCATTAAGAGAATCCTTTCTTGTTAAAGATTCTGCTCTTCAGAGGATAGAAGAGATACTTGAAGACATAGATTTGCCAGAGCATTTTCATCCCAGAGATATTGTCGAGAAGATCGAGTGGTTAGCGAGGTCAGTTGCTGGGAATTCATTGCCTGCAACTGATTGGGATCAGAAAAGTTCTGGAGGAGGAGGATCTTATTCTGATGCTGGTTTTGTTGTTATGGAGAACTGGAAGGAAGATGTGCAGCCAACCTCAAATTCTGGATTAGATGAACTGAGAAGAAACTACGAGGAGCTTCAGAGTAAATTTTATGGCTTGGCGGAGCAGAATGAGATGTTGGAACAATCTTTGATGGAAAGGAATAATCTTGTGCAGAGATGGGAAGAAGTGTTGGACAGGATTGACATGCCGTTACAGTTGAGGTCAGTGGAGCCAGAAGATAGGATTGAGTGGTTAGGGCAGGCTCTTTCTGAGGCCCATCATGATAGAGATTCGCTCCACCAGAAGATCGACAACTATGAAGCATATTGTGATTCACTCACATCCACTTTGGAAGAATCGAAAAGGAAAGTCTCAGATCATGAGGAATCACTTCAAGGTTTAGCACGCGAAAAGGAGCTTCTTGCTGAGAAACTGGAGAGCCTCACTCTTGAACTTGAGAGAGTGTCAGAGAAAGCCACTCAATTTGAGCTTGAGAAAGATAGGTTGCTGACTGAAATAACTGAATTGCGAGAGACGTTGGTTGATAATGTTGAGAAGAAGGATGGACCTCATACAGAAGATTACATGAACAGGTTTCAGGTTTTGATTAGCGAGGCATTGCAGGAAGGCAGTCCAGAACCAGAAGGGGCTGATTCTTGTACCAAGACCGACCGCTTAGAAGGATCTCTGAGGAAACTTATTGACAACTACATGGCTCTCTCTCCCAGGAAACATGTGCTTCAAGATACAGATAGAGACAGTGGTCCAGAGGATACATTTGGTGAGCGGAGTTTCGAAGATGTCTTGAACTCCAAAGAGAAGGACACTATGCTTCTGAAGGAACAGCTCGAGGAGGCTTTGGTTAATCTGGCGGAAGtcaaagaagagaaagataagattcttgaaaaatatcAGTCTTTGATTGTGGAATTTGAATCCTTGGGTAAAAGAAATGATGATCTGCAAGTTAGATTTAATCAAGAGGAGCAGAAGGTGGGTGCTGCAAGAGAGAAATTAAATGTTGCAGTCCGAAAAGGAAAAGCATTGGTGCAACAGCGTGATAGTTTGAAACAAAATATTGATGTATTGAACACTGAGGTTGAGCGATTGAAAGGTGAGCTGAACCAGCGGGAAGATGGTCTTGTATCGTATGAGCAAAAAATTCGGGATTTATCTGTGTACCCAGAGAAAGTAGAAGCTTTAGAACGTGAGAGTCTATTCTTAAAGAATCGTTTGGCAGAGACGGAGCAGAATTTGCTGGATAGTAGGCAGACCTTGACTCGATTATGTGATGTTGTGAATTCTGTGGATGTCGGCGATGGTTCGAATGTTAGTGACCCAGTTCATAAGCTGGAAAGGATTGGGAAAGTATGTTACGAATTACAGGCTGCGGTAGCCTCTTCTGAGAATGagtcgaagaaatccagaagagCAGCTGAGCTACTTGCTGCAGAACTGAATGAGGTTCAGGAAAGAGCTGATAATCTCCAGGAGGATTTAGCACAGGCAGAAGCTGCATTTTTGGATCTTGCCAACGAAAGAGACTTAGTAAATAATGCTAGAGTTGAAGCTCTTTCACGTCTTGATAAGTTCACTACTGTTCGcacagaagaaagaaagaaagaacttATGGAAATCATGAAGTTAAAAACTGGAATTGATCAGCTTAAAAAAGGATGTTTTGGTTTTACTGATCTGCTGGTCAATTTTTTCGCGATGGATTCGGAGCTTCTACGAACTTTGGGGACAGGTTTTCAAGCTTTCCTCCAACAGGACGGAACAAAAGTGGAACATCAACTTCCTTTTACTGCTCCTTGTTGTGTATTATCAAAAAACTCGGTGAATGAG GTGAAGTTTCCTGCTACTGGCTCATTGGAAGAACTTTCTGATGACAGTAGAGTAATTGAAGTGTTCGGTATCGTTGGCTATGGTTTGCAAGATTGCATAAGAGAAATTGATGATCTGAGCGAAAGATTATACAAACACTCCATGTCTTCTGATCAACAAGCAAAGGGGCTCTTTAAGGTCATGGAGTCTGTTTACAGAGACATAGGTTTGCAGAAAGATTCTTTTGAATTGATGAGGAGTAATATCAGTAATCTAGAATCCGCGGCCAAGGAAAAAGATGCCAATATCATTTCGATGCGTGAAAACTTCAAATTGTTGTATGAAGCATGTAACAATTCAATTTTGGAAATTGAGAATTGTAATGCACATATTGGTGGAAATGGTTTGCCTTCTGGAGTACGTGGGGTGGACTTGAAACTTCCGATATCCATCGATGGTCGAGAGTCTGTTGACAAGAACGCTCCATTTACGGAAGAGCGTATTAGGACTATGGCTGATACCTTATTGTTAGCTGTGAAGGAATTAACTAGTTTCGAGTTAGGGACAGTAGAGAACAGCCAAAaagaactgaaaaccaccatctcAAATTTACAGAATGCACTGCAGGAGAAAGACGTGCAAGGAAACCAGATATGCACCGagctagttaatcaaatcaaggAAGCTGAAGCTATTGCAAATAAATACTTGATAGATCTTGAATCTTCAAAAACCCAGGTTCATAATTTGGAGAAACAGGTGGAAAAACTGCAGAGAGAGCAAATTGCGCTCGAATCAAGACTGAAGGAGCTACAAGATGTGGAAACCTCCTCCAAAGAGTTGCATGATAGGATCAATTCATTGAATGGTGATATCACTAAAAAAGAACAGG AAAATGAGGCACTTATGCAAGCACTTGACAAGGAAGAGTCTCAGATGGAAGAATTGACGAATAGGAATGAGGAGTTGGAAAAGCTTTTACAACAAAAGAATCTTGCTTTGGAACACCTCGAAGCTTCTCGTGGCAAGACCATGGCTAAACTTTCCACCACAGTAAGCAAATTTGAAGAGCTTCGTCAACTTTCGGAGAGTCTTGTCTCTGAGGTTGAAAATCTTCAATCCCAAGTACAATCGCGGGACGAAGAGATCTCATTTCTGCGACAAGAGGTCACTAGGTGCACCAGTGATGTTTTAGCTACATCACATGAGAGCAGTACTAGAAATTCAAATGAAATGCATGAGTTGTTCACATGGTTGAATCTGCTGGTCTCACGTCTTGGGGTGGATTTGAAATTTGATGATAAGGAGTGGAATGGTCAAATTCAGGCTTGTAAAGAGGTTTTTGAGAAAGAGATTACATCTGTTGTGTCTGAAGTAGAGGATCTTCGGGTAATGGCTCAAAGCAAAGAAGCTCTTTTGCAAGTAGAAAGGACTAAGGTGGAAGAGCTGCAACATAGAAGGGAAGCCCTTGAAAGCTCGTTACATGAAAAGGAATTGCAATTGGCTTCACTTCAAGGTGCTAGAGGTCCTGGAGAAACACCTCACATGACTTCCTCAGAGATCGTGGAAGTTGAACCAACG ATAAACAAAAGGGGGGTTGCTGGGGCCTTAGTACGTAAAGGAAACAGTGATCAGGTTGCCATAGCCATAGATATGGATCAAGAAGCCAGTGCGTTaattgatgacgatgatgataaaG ttcatggtttcaAGTCGCTTACTACTTCAAGAATTGTTCCAAGATTCACCCGACCTGTATCTGACATGGTGGATGGGTTGTG GGTTTCATGTGATCGGGCGTTGATGAGACAACCTGCTTTACGGGTTGGAATCATCTTATATTGGTTTGTTGTGCATTCTCTGCTCGCAGCTTGGATAGTCTGA